One window of the bacterium genome contains the following:
- the efp gene encoding elongation factor P — protein MNDMRTGATFAENGDPWIVLEADFMKKAQRRPVMRTKARNLRTGQVVNKTYKQGDSIEEADIARTKAQVLYVTGKEFSFMNQETYEQYALTADQIGDVAKFLHEGMEVEVMIFEGSPVSVKLPIKIEVKIIEAAPGLRGDSASNIMKEAIIEGGVKIQVPLFIKEGDVVRLDTRNGEYVERVQ, from the coding sequence ATGAACGATATGCGGACGGGGGCGACTTTTGCGGAAAACGGTGATCCATGGATTGTTTTAGAAGCGGATTTTATGAAGAAGGCGCAACGCCGTCCGGTGATGCGTACGAAAGCGCGTAATTTGCGAACCGGCCAAGTGGTCAACAAAACCTATAAACAAGGTGATTCTATTGAAGAGGCGGATATTGCCCGCACTAAAGCCCAAGTGCTTTATGTAACCGGCAAGGAATTTTCTTTTATGAATCAGGAAACTTATGAGCAATATGCTTTGACCGCGGATCAAATTGGCGATGTCGCGAAATTTTTACACGAAGGTATGGAAGTGGAGGTAATGATTTTTGAAGGCAGTCCGGTTTCTGTGAAATTACCGATTAAAATTGAAGTAAAAATCATTGAAGCCGCCCCGGGTCTGCGCGGTGATAGCGCATCAAATATTATGAAAGAAGCCATCATTGAAGGCGGAGTAAAAATTCAAGTGCCATTGTTTATCAAAGAAGGTGACGTCGTGCGTTTAGATACGCGTAACGGAGAATATGTGGAACGGGTACAGTAG
- a CDS encoding thermonuclease family protein has translation MRKYQYWLVVMVVAVFLAVCLVWANSLQPQIYQPVAQKEKTTPAPSAEAVGNNFEEVLATYVIDGDTIILQDGRHVRYIGIDTPELGSGENKKTADYNITAIEARKFNQQLVLGKKVILEKDVEEFDKYGRTLAYVWVDGKMVNEELLKAGVAVLMTIEPNIRYEERLRVATGATNF, from the coding sequence ATGCGTAAGTATCAGTATTGGTTAGTCGTGATGGTCGTTGCGGTGTTTTTGGCTGTTTGTTTGGTTTGGGCGAATTCATTACAACCCCAAATTTACCAACCAGTTGCTCAAAAAGAAAAAACTACTCCTGCGCCAAGCGCGGAAGCAGTAGGAAATAATTTTGAGGAAGTCTTAGCAACATACGTAATTGATGGTGATACGATTATTCTGCAAGATGGACGACATGTGCGTTATATCGGAATCGATACTCCGGAGTTAGGGTCGGGTGAAAACAAGAAAACAGCAGATTATAATATTACAGCCATAGAGGCACGAAAATTTAATCAGCAATTAGTATTAGGAAAAAAAGTAATTTTGGAAAAAGACGTGGAAGAATTCGATAAATACGGAAGAACGCTGGCGTATGTTTGGGTGGACGGAAAAATGGTGAATGAAGAATTGCTGAAAGCGGGAGTGGCCGTATTGATGACGATAGAACCGAATATTAGGTATGAGGAAAGATTGAGGGTGGCAACTGGGGCTACAAATTTTTAA
- a CDS encoding glycosyltransferase family 4 protein has protein sequence MEQSLKRKTLSGISLVRPMPRGKRIAYVTTYPPRECGIATFTYDLSQAINTLGVFARPTIVAVSDSNLNQTKPYSKEVKFIIEQHDKESYLRAAEYINNSDIALVSLQHEFGIYGTESAKDNWDGSMVLDFLRALKKPVVTTMHTVLKNPNELQLKAIQEIAQRSDRIVLMARNSRRILEPIYGIPREKMAFIHHGAPDVPFHGSDYFKRVFGLEGREVLMTFGFLSPGKGIEHVLNALRDVVHRHPEVIYLIVGATHPVVRREAGERYRRELQKIVKKHGLAENVKFVNQYLTLNQLTLFLRATNIYLAPQLNPEQYVSGTVAYAAAFGKAIISTRFRYARSLLRKGRGILVPFGDDVAIANALNEILDNPQKKRDLEEAIYIYSRKMTWHHVASRYADLFRRVLAEHGIESEEKDTSESYGQVTV, from the coding sequence ATGGAACAGTCTCTTAAAAGGAAGACGCTATCGGGTATTTCATTGGTGCGTCCAATGCCACGTGGTAAGCGTATCGCTTATGTCACCACTTATCCGCCACGGGAGTGTGGTATTGCGACTTTTACGTATGATCTTTCTCAGGCTATTAACACGCTTGGTGTTTTCGCGCGACCAACAATTGTCGCCGTTAGCGACTCTAATCTTAATCAAACAAAACCATATTCGAAAGAAGTAAAATTTATTATTGAACAACATGATAAAGAATCTTACTTAAGGGCGGCAGAATATATTAACAACAGTGATATCGCGCTAGTTTCATTGCAACACGAATTTGGTATTTACGGTACGGAGTCCGCTAAAGACAATTGGGATGGCAGTATGGTGCTGGATTTTTTGCGTGCGTTGAAAAAACCGGTCGTGACGACAATGCACACGGTACTAAAAAATCCAAACGAGCTTCAATTGAAAGCTATCCAAGAAATTGCTCAAAGGAGTGATCGGATTGTTTTGATGGCACGAAATTCACGTCGAATTTTAGAGCCGATTTATGGTATTCCGCGCGAAAAAATGGCCTTCATTCATCACGGCGCGCCGGATGTGCCATTTCACGGCAGTGATTATTTTAAACGCGTGTTTGGTCTTGAGGGGCGAGAAGTATTGATGACCTTTGGATTTTTGAGTCCGGGTAAGGGAATTGAGCATGTTTTGAATGCATTACGCGACGTCGTTCATCGTCATCCGGAGGTAATTTATTTGATTGTTGGTGCCACACACCCTGTGGTGCGCAGAGAAGCCGGTGAGCGTTATCGTCGGGAATTGCAAAAGATAGTTAAAAAACACGGATTGGCGGAAAATGTAAAATTTGTGAATCAGTATTTGACATTGAACCAGCTAACTCTGTTTTTACGAGCAACCAATATTTATTTGGCGCCACAGCTTAATCCGGAACAATATGTTTCGGGTACGGTGGCGTATGCTGCCGCTTTTGGAAAAGCGATTATTTCAACACGGTTTAGATACGCGAGATCTCTTTTGCGCAAAGGTCGCGGTATTCTGGTGCCTTTCGGTGATGATGTGGCGATTGCCAATGCGCTGAATGAAATTCTTGATAACCCTCAAAAAAAGCGGGATTTGGAAGAGGCGATTTATATTTATAGTCGTAAAATGACATGGCATCACGTTGCCAGTCGGTACGCGGATTTATTCAGACGCGTGCTCGCGGAGCATGGCATTGAGTCGGAAGAAAAAGATACGTCGGAAAGTTATGGCCAAGTCACAGTTTGA